Proteins encoded by one window of Emticicia oligotrophica DSM 17448:
- the dxs gene encoding 1-deoxy-D-xylulose-5-phosphate synthase: MLITPGDILKDINIPADLRKVDRNKLPQVADELRQYIIDMVSVYGGHFSSSLGVVELTVALHYVFNTPDDQLVWDVGHQAYGHKILTGRREIFHTNRVYGGISGFPKRKESEYDAFGVGHSSTSISAAVGMAVGSNHNGEKQRQHIAIIGDGSMTAGMAFEGMNHAGALKDANVLIILNDNCMAIDPNVGALKEYLTDITTSKTYNNVKDDVWQLLGKMSTFGNSARKIVAKIENAMKGALLSQSNFFEALNLRYFGPIDGHDIDHLVSVLEDLKNIPGPKILHCLTVKGKGYAPAEKEQTKWHAPGLFDKVTGVIQKKVYDRPMPPKYQDVFGNTIVELAEKNSKIVGVTPAMPSGSSLNIMMKAMPDRAFDVGIAEQHAVTFSAGMATRDLVVYCNIYSSFMQRAYDQVIHDVCLQQLPVIFCLDRAGFAGADGPTHHGAYDIAYMRCIPNMVVASPMNEEELRNLMYTFQLEETQKLKTAFTIRYPRGEGVMPDWKRPFQKLEIGKGRKIKDGEEVAILTIGHIGNYAVKACEILEKEGLNPAHYDLRFVKPLDEAMLHEVFQKFDRVVTVEDGCLQGGMGSAVLEFMIDNGYTAKVKRLGIPDRIVEHGEQIELQRECGFDSEGIAMAVRELAASTVLI; this comes from the coding sequence ATGCTCATAACGCCCGGTGATATATTAAAAGACATCAACATTCCTGCTGATTTAAGAAAAGTTGACCGCAACAAACTACCTCAAGTAGCCGACGAACTCCGCCAATACATTATTGATATGGTTTCGGTTTATGGAGGACACTTTAGCTCAAGCTTAGGTGTTGTCGAACTTACCGTTGCACTTCACTATGTTTTTAATACTCCCGATGACCAACTCGTTTGGGATGTAGGTCATCAAGCTTACGGACATAAAATCCTAACGGGTCGTCGTGAAATATTTCATACTAACCGAGTTTATGGGGGAATTTCTGGTTTTCCAAAAAGAAAAGAAAGTGAATATGATGCCTTTGGCGTAGGCCACTCTTCCACTTCTATTTCGGCAGCTGTTGGTATGGCTGTTGGCTCGAATCACAATGGCGAAAAACAGCGTCAACACATTGCCATTATTGGTGATGGCTCGATGACAGCGGGTATGGCATTCGAAGGAATGAATCATGCTGGAGCATTGAAGGATGCCAATGTATTGATTATCTTGAATGATAATTGCATGGCCATCGACCCGAACGTTGGAGCATTGAAAGAATACCTGACCGATATTACTACCTCAAAAACATATAACAACGTAAAAGATGACGTTTGGCAACTTTTAGGCAAAATGAGTACTTTTGGTAACAGTGCCAGAAAAATTGTAGCCAAAATAGAGAATGCAATGAAGGGGGCTTTGCTTAGTCAGAGTAATTTCTTTGAGGCTTTAAATTTACGTTACTTCGGCCCAATTGATGGCCACGATATCGACCATCTAGTTAGTGTTTTAGAAGACTTAAAAAATATTCCAGGGCCTAAAATTCTACATTGCCTTACAGTAAAAGGTAAAGGTTATGCCCCTGCCGAAAAAGAACAAACCAAATGGCACGCACCAGGTTTATTCGATAAAGTAACGGGCGTTATTCAAAAGAAAGTATACGATAGACCAATGCCACCTAAATACCAAGATGTATTTGGAAATACAATTGTGGAATTGGCCGAAAAAAATAGCAAAATTGTAGGTGTTACTCCTGCCATGCCATCGGGTTCTTCATTAAATATCATGATGAAGGCCATGCCAGACCGTGCATTCGATGTGGGAATTGCGGAGCAACATGCCGTGACATTCTCGGCGGGTATGGCCACGCGTGACTTGGTTGTTTATTGTAATATCTACTCAAGTTTCATGCAGCGTGCCTACGACCAAGTCATTCATGATGTGTGCTTACAGCAATTACCAGTAATCTTCTGTCTTGACCGTGCAGGTTTTGCGGGAGCCGATGGCCCGACGCACCACGGAGCTTATGATATTGCATATATGCGTTGTATTCCGAATATGGTGGTAGCATCGCCGATGAATGAAGAAGAACTTCGTAATTTGATGTACACTTTCCAATTGGAAGAAACTCAAAAATTAAAAACTGCCTTCACGATTCGCTACCCAAGGGGAGAAGGTGTAATGCCCGATTGGAAACGACCATTCCAAAAGCTTGAAATAGGTAAAGGTAGAAAGATAAAAGATGGAGAAGAAGTAGCCATTCTTACAATTGGACATATAGGTAATTATGCAGTAAAAGCTTGCGAAATACTTGAAAAAGAAGGCTTAAATCCCGCTCATTACGACCTCCGTTTTGTAAAACCTCTCGATGAAGCCATGCTACATGAGGTTTTCCAGAAATTCGACCGTGTAGTAACGGTTGAAGATGGCTGCTTACAGGGTGGTATGGGAAGTGCCGTATTAGAATTTATGATTGATAATGGTTATACAGCCAAAGTAAAACGCTTGGGAATTCCTGACCGTATTGTTGAACATGGCGAACAAATCGAGCTCCAACGCGAATGTGGCTTCGACTCAGAAGGTATAGCCATGGCCGTACGCGAGTTAGCCGCAAGTACTGTTTTGATTTAG